The segment TATAACGGTATGATGGAAATTACAGAGGGAATTTTCTCTTATGTAGCCGAAAAGCTGTTTGGAACGACAAAGATAACATACCAGGGCAATGAAATAAATTTAACTCCGCCATGGACTAAAATGACCATGAATGAAGCAGTTAAGAAATATACAGGTGCGGATTTTTATACATGCAAAACAGACGAAGAAGCAGTCAAGCTTGCTAAGAGCATAGGAGTTGACTCAAAAGCAAAGACGATGGGTGAACTTTTAAACGAGGCTTTTGAGCAGTTCGTTGAAGAAAAATTAATACAGCCGACGTTTATTATAGATTACCCTATAGAAGTTTCGCCGCTCGCAAAGAAGAAAAAAGACAATCCTAAAATCACGGAGCGTTTTGAATTATTTATAACAGCACGCGAAATGGCAAATGCTTTTTCTGAATTAAACGACCCGATAGACCAAAGGGAACGTTTTTCTGAGCAGGCCAAAAGAAAAGCCGCAGGCGATGAAGAGGCACAGCTTTTAGATGAGGATTTTGTCACAGCGCTTTCATACGGCATGCCGCCGACAGGGGGCCTGGGCATTGGAATAGACAGGATGGTAATGCTTTTAACGGATTGCTATTCTATAAGGGACGTAATTTTATTCCCGACAATGAAACCGATAAAGTAAATATTAAAAATTAAAAGCGGTACAGTTTAGTACCGCTTTTTTATTCGTAATTATTAGATTATAATATATGTAAAAATAGTTATAGGTGTAATTTATATGAAGAGAAAAAAGTATAAAGATATCAATTATCTCAATTTTAATACTAAAGATAAACCTAAATTAGAAGATTATAATATTACTCAAGAAATGTTAGATAATGAAATATCGAAGTTTGATAAAAAGAAAGAGATTCTTAAAAAGCGTAAAACAAAATATGAGAATGCTAAAACGTGGTTATGGTGGTTGATACCGACAATAGGGTTTACTATATATTATCTAGCTGATACTGAATATGATTGGTTCGCATGTATGTTGATTGGAAGTATAAGTGGTATATCTGGTATAGTTGTTCTATGCTTTATTATGTCGATAATTAGTACAAGGATTGAAAGCATGGAAGAAATATCATTAGATGGTAAAGGCGTTCTTGATAGATATAAAAGATATCGATATGATTTAAGTTGTTATGAAATTGAATTAAGCAGAAGAATAAAGATGAGAGAAGAAGAATACTGGACTAAGATGGAAGGCCATAAATTTGAAAATGAAATAGCTAAGCTGTATAATTTACATGGATATTCGGTTAGAGTTACAAAAGGTTCTGGTGATGGTGGGGTTGATATCATTATGAATAAGGATGAGCAAACTTATTATGTTCAATGTAAAAATCACAGTAAACCTGTATCACCAGCAACTGCAAGAGAGTTATTTGGTGTAATGACCCACGCCGGAGTGCAGCATGGAATTATTGTTTCGCCAAGAGGTTTCACTTTTAATGTAAGGAAATTTATAAGTGGTAAGAATATAGAATTAATTGAGATAGATGATATTTTAAGAATGGCTAACAATTTGAATGATTAACCAAACTGGCATATTTAAAAGCGGTACAACTTTGCACCGCTTTTTTTATACTGTTTTAGTTATGCTGTTTCTATACCTGCATCTGCCTGAAGGTTAAATTTTTCAACAGCCATTTCACGCATCTTATATTTAAGTATCTTGCCGGCCGCATTCATCGGAAAACTATCTACAAAATCTATGTATTTTGGAGTTTTATGCTTTGCTATGTGGGAACGGATATATTCCTTTAACTCTTCTTCAGTTAGTGTTTCTCCGTTCTTTACTATGACGCAGGCCATTATTTCTTCGCCGTATTGCTTATCCGGTACGCCTATTACCTGTACATCGGAGACTTTGGGATGGGTGTAGATAAAATCTTCTATCTCCTTTGGATATATATTTTCACCACCGCGGATAATCATGTCTTTTATACGCCCTGTTATTTTGTAATTGCCGTTCTCGTCCCGGCGGGCAAGGTCTCCTGTATGAAGCCAGCCGTCTTCATCTATAGCCGCTGATGTAGCCTGAGGCATTTTATAATAACCTTTCATAATGTTATAGCCTTTTGCCACAAATTCACCGTCTACATTATCGGGGAGTTCCTTATTAGACTCAGGGTCTACTATCTTACATTCGACGCCGAACATGTTGCCGCCGACGGTATTGATCCTGACTTTTAGAGGATCTGTCGTCTTACTCATAGTGCAGCCTGGGGAAGCCTCGGTCTGCCCGTATACTATGCATATTTCTCTCATATTCATCTTATCGACAACGTCCTGCATGACTTTAACGGGGCAAGGGCTACCTGCCATTATACCCGTCCGCATGTAGCTAAAATCAGTCTCTTTAAAGTTTTCATGAGATAACATGGCTATAAACATAGTCGGTACGCCATGAAAAGCGGTTATTTTTTCTTTATTGATACAATCGAGGCCTTTTCTGGGTGAAAAAGCCGTTATCGGAGACATGGTCGTTCCGTGCGTCATACAAGCTGTCATAGCAAGTACCATGCCGAAACAATGAAACATAGGGACCTGAATCATCATCCTGTCTGCAGTAGACAAGTCCATACCGTCGCCGATAGCTTTGCCGTTATTAACGACGTTATGGTGCGAAAGCATTACGCCTTTTGGGAAACCGGTGGTACCCGATGTATACTGCATGTTACATACGTCGTGTTTGTTTAATACTACCGCCCTTCTATACACTTCTTCAACAGGGACCTGTTTGGCCATGTCGATAGCTTCATCCCAGGTAAGGCAGCCTTTTTGAGAAGATTCTACCGTTACTATATTTCTCAAGAACGGCAGGCGTTTTATATGAAGCGGTTTGCCATTTTCGCTGTTTTCAAGTTCGGGGCACAGTTCTTTTATAATCGCAACATAATCTGAATCCTTATAGCCGTCTGTCATTACAAGTGTGTGTGTATCAGACTGACGCAATAAGTATTCTGCCTCGTATATTTTATAGGCTGTGTTTACAGTAACCAAGACAGCTCCTATTTTAGTCGCCGCCCAAAATGTTATATACCACTGGGGCACGTTGGTTGCCCATATAGCTACATGGTCTCCGGCTTTAACGCCCATGGCGATTAAGGCACGCGCAAAAGTATCTACATCATCTCTAAACTCTGAATAGGTTCTCGTATAATCCATTTCCGTGTATCTAAAAGCATACTGGTCCGGGAATTCTTCTACCATCCTGTCTAAAACCTGAGGGAAAGTCAAGTCTATTAAATGCTCTTTAGGCCAGACGTATTTTCCGGTTTTTGCATGGTTATCAAAAAGCTGCCTGGTTAAAAGCGGTTTTTTAGTATACTGGCTCATATAATTTGCAAACTGCGGGAAGACTATCCCGGCGTCGCTTAACTCAGGAGCATATTTTTTAACCCATTCAAGCGACACATAGCCATCGTAGTTTATTGAGCTAAGTGCACGCATCATTTCGTCTATAGGTAGGTCGCCTTCACCAAGGATACGATATATTATTTTCCCGTCTTTGACAATCGAATCCTTGATATGTGTATATTTGATGTAAGCGCCTAAGTTCTGAACTGTTTTTTCAGGAGATTCACCGGCGAAACGGTAAGGATGGTGCATATCCCAAAGAGCGGCAACGTTATCGCTGTCTACCTGGTTTAAGAGGTTGCAGAGCCTTAAAGTATCTGCATAAACGCCATTAGTTTCTATTAACAGGGTAACGCCTTTTTCTTCCGCATAAGGAATAAGCCTCAAAAGTGCATTTAAGATGATTTCATCGTCTACTTTTCCTTCCGGGGCAGGAGCAATATCACCTAAAATACGGATATAGGGAGTTTTAAGTTTATATGCAAGGTCTATATATTTAAGTATCTCATTATGGTTTTGCTCTTTTAAGTCCTTATATTTAAGGCAGCAGCCTGAGGATATACAAGGTATTTCTAAATGCAGTTTAGTTAATTTTTCTATGGTTTGAGGCAGCTTTTCTTCGCTGAACGGATTAGCCTTAACGTCAAAGATATTTTCACCAAGGCCCCTAATCTCTATACCGTCGAATCCAAAGTCCTTTGCGACAGAGTATATATCCGGCCAGTCAAAATCAGGGCAGCCTAACGTAGAAAATGAAAGTTTCACGGTTTTTTCCTCCTTCTAAGTCTCATAAAATAAAAAGCCCCCGTCTAAAGCATAGCTGCAAGAGACGAAAGCTTAACTTCCGCGGTACCACTCTTTTTGGTAACAATACCCACTTAAATATCGCCTATTAAGCGATATCCCCTTTGTAACGGTAGGGTTCCGTTCAAACTTAATTGCTAAAATAAAGCTTTCAGTAAGACCGCTAAGAAGAGCTCGGTTATTAAAAACATACTGTTTTCACCAGACAACAGCTCTCTAATTAAGTGTTTTTAAAACCTTTTTTCCCAATAAATGCGTTTTAAAAATTAAAGAAAATATAACAGAAAACACGGCATTTGTCAAGCAAGATATTTTAGTTAAGTATACGATAGTACGCCGCTTATAAGAGCATTTTACAAACATATGCACAGTATGTTATGATATACAAAAATCTAAAAGGAAGCGCTTTAATAAGTTGAAAGAAGAAAACGTAAATACTTGGATATATATTCTTAAAAAATTCGGGTGGTACTTACTTATAATAATTTTAATAATATTCGGATTATTCTTAAGTATGGACTATATGACGGTAAATACACTTGTAAAAGACAGTTTTCTTTTGCGTGCGAAAGTCGTTATGCAAGGAGAAGACGAATCTGAACTTACAAACGTTTTTTCGAAAACTTTCCTTCAGAATGATGCTAAACTTGATTCTACAATCTACAACGACTACAACATCTCAAATTTTATATACGATATGGAAGTAGGGTTCACTTTCATTTTCCCATGGCAAAATGAAGTAAAGGTAATTGCAACCGAACGTGTCTCATATGTTGAAGGGGAACCTACAGCGTCTGATACGAGTTCTAGTGAAGATGAAGATGGCGAAGTCCCTGAATGGCAGGACGGTATTTACAGGATAACACTTATAAGAAGCGACGGGAATTGGAAAATAACCGAGATGGAGACTATTAAACTTCTAGATAAAGAAGAGCCAATAACACAGGCAAGCCCTATCCCAAGTGAAAGTGCAGATCCTAACGTAAGCCCTAGTGCAAGTTCTAGCGTAAGCCCGTCTCCAAGCTCAACACAGTAATATTTTTAAGAGCATTATATGGATATTTTAGATATTGCGAAAAACCCGTTTTTTCTGGCCCCTATGGCCGGTATAACGGATATATCTTTTAGGCGCATATGTTCTATTTACGGCGCCGGCCTTACATATACAGAGATGGTAAGCGCCAAAGGCATAAAATACGGCAACGAGAGGACTAAGGAACTAATATCGGTAAGCGATGAAGAGGGAAAAGCAGTTTTGCAGCTTTTTGGCAGTGATGCTGATATTTTAGCCGAAGTAGCCAGAGATATGTCCTGTGAATTTTCAGGCAAGCTTGCAATGATAGACATAAATATGGGCTGCCCGGTCAGCAAAGTTGTAAAAAATTCTGAAGGCAGTGCGCTCATGAAAGATATACCACTTGCCTCAAAGATAATAACCAAAGTAAAGAAAAACATAAATTTGCCTTTAAGCATAAAATTTCGTTCCGGATGGGATTTGTTAAGCGTAAATGCCGTTGAATTTGCCAGGATGGCGGAAGACTCGGGAGCAGACGTGATTTGCATACATCCGCGTACGAAAGAACAGATGTTTAGTGGGCGGGCAGACTTAGATTTAATAGATAGCGTTTTAAAGGCGGTTAAAATACCGGTTATAGGTAGCGGGGACATAAAGGGAACTGTTGATGCCGAAAAGATGCTTAAAGAAATGGGATGCAATGCAGTTATGATAGGCCGTGCGGCACTTGGGAACCCATTTATTTTTAGAGAACTTTTAGGAGAGCCCCCTGCAAACATTTTAGAGAAGGCCGAATGTGCTATAGAACATCTTTATATGCTTATAGAGGATAAGGGAGAGGCAAGGGGATTATCCGAATTTAAGAAGCATGCTATATGGTATACTAAGGGCTTTGATAATGCAGCAAAGCTAAGGCCGCATCTTATGAGTGCAAAGACTTTATTAGAAATGAAAAAACTCCTTTTATCTTTTGCAAAAAGGTGATATTATATAAAATACAAGTGAAAAAGAGAGGGATTTTACATGCGCAGGATTTTATCATTCGTGCTTATAATAGCCGTTTTGTTTGTTTTTGCCGGCTGTGCTGCAGCAGACATTACCCGTCCTAAAGTAGATGCCGGGGCTACTATGGTAGATATTACCGGAGATATAAGTGTCACATTTGAAGGGGAAGACATTGTTTTAGACGTTAATTCTAATATAGATGACGGAGCCTTAATAAAGTTTTCTATTCAATCTGTAGAGGGCCTAGAGCTGGCAAAACAGATAGTAACTAAAGATGCAGATACTTTAACAGTTAAATTTGACGAATCTGTTTTAGGAGACAAAGATGAATTTTATGCTTTCGCATCGTGTGCACCTTCAGCTTACGGTGACCAGCCGGATAGCGTTATAGAGCATTATGGTGAAAGTTTTGAATATTTGCAGGGAGACTCGGTAATTTGGGATTCTACAGGAGTTGTAGTGGTTTATAATAGTGGAGTTATACAGCTTAACAGTTAAAACAAGAGGTTTTATTTTATAAAACTGCTTTAAAGCGCATCCTGTCCTTAAAAAAGGATGGGGTGCTTTTTAAAAATATTGTAAAGGATGTGTTTATAAATGGAAGACAAGATAAAGTTGATAGCTCAAAGAGTTAAAGACTTAAGAGAAGTCGTAGAAGTAAGTGTAGACGATATGGCGAAAGAACTTAACATCTCCAAAGAACTATACTTAGAATATGAAAAAGGGAAACACGATTTTACGTTCAGTATACTTTATTCCATTGCAAATAAACTAGGGGTCGATATCGTAGATTTGATGACGGGCGAAACGCCGCATCTAAAGGTATGTTCAGTTGTCAGAAAAGGCGAAGGACTGCATATGGAACGCAGAAAAGAATATAAATACGAACATCTGGCCTATATATTTAAAAACAAAATCATGGAGCCGTTTTTAGTAACGGTTGAACTTAGTGATGTAGATGCTAGGACACATCAAAATACACATGACGGGCAAGAGTTTAATTATGTCTTAGAGGGAAGCATGAAGCTTTTGATAAAAGACAGTGAAATAATTTTAAACAAAGGAGATGCAGCGTATTACGATGCAAAAACTCCGCATTCGATGGAAGCAATCGGCGGGCGATGCCGGTTTTTATCTGTTATAGCAAAGTAGGGGAGAATCAGCATGTATGTATTTGAGAAGTTTACGGGGCCTAAATGTACTTCGTTAAAGGAGTATGAGGAAACGTTCAAAGTAAATGTGCCGGAGCGTTTTAATTTTGGATTTGACGTTTTAGATGAAGTAGCTAAAAAAGATCCTAATAAGCTTGCGCTTGTATGGACCAATAACAAGGGTGATGAGAAAAATTTTACTTTTGGGGAGATGGCGGCTTTATCTAACAAGGCGGCTAACTATCTACTATCTATCGGGATAAAAAAGGGCGACAAGGTAATGCTTACCTTAAAGCGCCATTATTCTTTCTGGTATACTATGTTAGCTCTTTGTAAAATAGGGGCTATTGTAATACCGGCAACACATCTTTTAACTAAAAAGGACATTATATACCGCGCAAATGCGGCTGGTATAAAGATGATGATATGTGTGGCGGAATCCGAATGCTGTGAGCATATAGAGGCGGCTCAACCAGAATGCCCATCTGTTGAGTTAAAAGCAATAGTAGGCAAAAGGGATAACTGGCTAGATTATCAGGCAGGTGTTGAAGCGGCAAGCGATGTGCTTGATTTAGCAGATGACCAAAAATCTGAAAATGACGATATAATGATACTTTATTTTACTTCTGGCACAAGCGGCATGCCAAAGATGGTGGCCCACTCGTTTACATATCCTTTGGGGCACATCCCGACTGCTGTTTATTGGCATAACTGTGCTCCAGACGGGCTTCATTTAACAGTGGCAGATACTGGATGGGGCAAAGCTGTTTGGGGAAAGCTCTACGGCCAGTGGCTTAACGAAACTGCAGTATTTGTATATGATCACGATAAGTTTATTCCGGATGAAATGTTAAAGGTAATTGAAAAACATAAGATAACAACGTTTTGCGCTCCACCGACTATTTACCGTTATTTTATAAAAGAAGATCTTGATAAATACGATTTATCCTCAATAAAGTATGCAACTACAGCCGGCGAACCACTTAACCCAGAGGTATTTACCAAATTCAAATCCGCAACAGGGCTAGATATAATGGAAGGGTTCGGGCAGACGGAGACAACACTTACAATAGCCAACTTTATTGGCTCAACACCAAGAACAAGTTCAATGGGCAGGCCGTCACCTCTTTACGATATCGATATAGTCAACGACGAAGGCGAGCCATGCAGCCCGGGTGAATCGGGAGAGATAGTAATAAGGACGGATAAAGGCGTTCCGCCAGGGATGTTCCTTGGATATTACCGCGATGAAGAGATGACAAATAATGCATGGCATGATAACATCTACATACCGGAGATGTAGCGTGGAAAGATGAGGACGGATACTATTACTATGTAAGCAGGAAGGACGACGTAATTAAAAGTTCAGGTTACAGGATAGGGCCTTTTGAAGTTGAGAGTGCACTTATGGAGCATCCTGCTGTACTTGAAGTTGCCATAACGGGAGTCCCGCATCCGGAACGCGGACAGGTGGTAAAAGCTACGGTAGTTTTGGCAAAGGGCTATACTCCCTCTGAAGAACTTAAAAAGGAGCTGCAAAACCACGTTAAAAAGGTAACTGCTCCATATAAGTATCCAAGAGTTATAGAGTTTATAGATGAGCTGCCAAAGACTATAAGCGGCAAGGTGCGCCGAGTAGAAATAAGGGAAAAAAGCAACAATTAGCTAAATAAAAAACATGGCCTGCCGACCATGTTTTTTTATTTTAAATTTATCGTTCGTTTATCGGCTCATATTTAGAATGCTTTTTTACATTTTTATATGCAGGCCGGATTATTTTACTTGCATTCATAATCTCTTCAATCCTATGCGCACTCCAGCCGACGATACGTGATATTGCAAAAAGAGGAGTGAAAAGCTCAACAGGTAAGTCTAGCAAGCTATAGGCAAAGCCACTGTAAAAGTCGACGTTGGCGCTGACGCCTTTGTAAATCTGGCGTTTTTCAGCAATGACTTCGGGAGCCAGGCGCTCTACTAATTCGTAAAGTTCAAATTCCTTTTCCAAATTCTTTTCCTTAGAAAGGCTTTCAACAAATTTTTTAAGTATCTTAGATCGGGGGTCTGAAATAGAGTAAACCGCATGGCCGACGCCATAGATAAGGCCTGCTTTATCAAATGCCTTTTTGTCCAATAAATCAGCAAGGTACTGCCTGACTGCTTTTTCATCTGACCAGTCTTTAACGTTTTCCATTAAGTCCTCAAACATTTTAACTACTTTTATATTAGCTCCACCGTGTTTTGGGCCTTTTAGAGAACCTAAAGATGCGGATATTGAAGAATAAGTATCTGTTCCAGACGACGAAACGACGTGAGTTGTAAACGTAGAATTATTTCCGCCGCCATGTTCGGCGTGAAGAACTAAGATAAGGTCTAAGATTTTTGCCTCGAGTTCCGTATACTTACTGTCTTGCCGCAAAGTATATAAGATGTTTTCTGCAGTTGAAAGGTCTGGACTTGGAGCATGGATGAAAAAGCTCTGCCCGTTCATATAATGGCTGTATGCCTGGTAACCGTAGACGGAAAGCAGAGGGAAAAGCGCGATTAACTGCAGGCTTTGGCGAAGTACATTAGGTATTGATATATCATCTGCCTTTGTGTCGTATGAATAAAGCGTTAGTACGCTGCGTGAAAGCGTATTCATCATATCTGGGCTGGGTGCCTTCATTATTATGTCTCTTACAAAGCTGGTTGGAAGCTGCCTATACTCCGCTAATAATTTAATGAAATTTTCAAGTTCTTGTTTTGAAGGAAGTGTACCGAATAACAACAGGTAAGCTGTTTCTTCAAAGCCAAAACGGTTCTCCGATACAAAGCCGCTTACTAAATGTTCTATATCGATACCGCGGTAATAAAGCTTTCCTTCACACGGGATAATCTCATTATCTTGTATTATATAAGAGGATACCTCAGCAATTTCAGTTAGCCCGGCAAGGACGCCTTTACCGTTTACGTCTCTTAATCCGCGTTTTACTTCGTATTTAGTGTAAAGATCCGGGGTAATATTATAGTTATTCATACATGTGTTTGCTAATTCAATAATTTCTGGTTTGATTTCAGACATTTTGTTATACGGCATTTGTTTATCTTCCTTTCTTAAATTATTATAATTGTATTATAATTGTATTTAAAATTTTTTAGAAATAGCTAAAAACGAAATTAAAAATTACAAGAAATATAAAAAAGTTTAAGTTAAATAATATATATTATATAATATATATTTCTTCTACGGCAATAATATATCTATTAACATATTATTAATATTTGAAGCAGATCTAAAATAATATGACGGTAAAAATATTAATATTATATTTAAAATATATGTAATAAAAGAACTTACATATATTTTACCATGAACATGTCTTTTGGCAAATAGAAAATAAGCATTTTATTATAGAGTTTTTTCAAATAAAATGCTAAAAAATGTAGATTTGTTATTTGCGCAGCATATTTAATATCTGGTCCGGAGAGGCATTTTTCGGGAACATATTAAGCGATGAGAAAAGCATCTTAAACTGATCGCGTTTATCCGGGGGAAGTAGCATTTCAAAAAGGTCGAAAGTGTTGCCTTTTTTATTAGCATTTTTATAGTATGATATCTTATCGTAAAGGCGATCCATTTCGTGACGCGCAAAGGACATTTGCTTTAGGGAATTTAACATACCGATAGTCTGCGGTGAAGCATAATTGCACAAAATATTTATGATTGTCG is part of the Eubacteriales bacterium genome and harbors:
- a CDS encoding restriction endonuclease, which gives rise to MKRKKYKDINYLNFNTKDKPKLEDYNITQEMLDNEISKFDKKKEILKKRKTKYENAKTWLWWLIPTIGFTIYYLADTEYDWFACMLIGSISGISGIVVLCFIMSIISTRIESMEEISLDGKGVLDRYKRYRYDLSCYEIELSRRIKMREEEYWTKMEGHKFENEIAKLYNLHGYSVRVTKGSGDGGVDIIMNKDEQTYYVQCKNHSKPVSPATARELFGVMTHAGVQHGIIVSPRGFTFNVRKFISGKNIELIEIDDILRMANNLND
- a CDS encoding AMP-binding protein gives rise to the protein MKLSFSTLGCPDFDWPDIYSVAKDFGFDGIEIRGLGENIFDVKANPFSEEKLPQTIEKLTKLHLEIPCISSGCCLKYKDLKEQNHNEILKYIDLAYKLKTPYIRILGDIAPAPEGKVDDEIILNALLRLIPYAEEKGVTLLIETNGVYADTLRLCNLLNQVDSDNVAALWDMHHPYRFAGESPEKTVQNLGAYIKYTHIKDSIVKDGKIIYRILGEGDLPIDEMMRALSSINYDGYVSLEWVKKYAPELSDAGIVFPQFANYMSQYTKKPLLTRQLFDNHAKTGKYVWPKEHLIDLTFPQVLDRMVEEFPDQYAFRYTEMDYTRTYSEFRDDVDTFARALIAMGVKAGDHVAIWATNVPQWYITFWAATKIGAVLVTVNTAYKIYEAEYLLRQSDTHTLVMTDGYKDSDYVAIIKELCPELENSENGKPLHIKRLPFLRNIVTVESSQKGCLTWDEAIDMAKQVPVEEVYRRAVVLNKHDVCNMQYTSGTTGFPKGVMLSHHNVVNNGKAIGDGMDLSTADRMMIQVPMFHCFGMVLAMTACMTHGTTMSPITAFSPRKGLDCINKEKITAFHGVPTMFIAMLSHENFKETDFSYMRTGIMAGSPCPVKVMQDVVDKMNMREICIVYGQTEASPGCTMSKTTDPLKVRINTVGGNMFGVECKIVDPESNKELPDNVDGEFVAKGYNIMKGYYKMPQATSAAIDEDGWLHTGDLARRDENGNYKITGRIKDMIIRGGENIYPKEIEDFIYTHPKVSDVQVIGVPDKQYGEEIMACVIVKNGETLTEEELKEYIRSHIAKHKTPKYIDFVDSFPMNAAGKILKYKMREMAVEKFNLQADAGIETA
- the dusB gene encoding tRNA dihydrouridine synthase DusB, producing MDILDIAKNPFFLAPMAGITDISFRRICSIYGAGLTYTEMVSAKGIKYGNERTKELISVSDEEGKAVLQLFGSDADILAEVARDMSCEFSGKLAMIDINMGCPVSKVVKNSEGSALMKDIPLASKIITKVKKNINLPLSIKFRSGWDLLSVNAVEFARMAEDSGADVICIHPRTKEQMFSGRADLDLIDSVLKAVKIPVIGSGDIKGTVDAEKMLKEMGCNAVMIGRAALGNPFIFRELLGEPPANILEKAECAIEHLYMLIEDKGEARGLSEFKKHAIWYTKGFDNAAKLRPHLMSAKTLLEMKKLLLSFAKR
- a CDS encoding cupin domain-containing protein, translated to MEDKIKLIAQRVKDLREVVEVSVDDMAKELNISKELYLEYEKGKHDFTFSILYSIANKLGVDIVDLMTGETPHLKVCSVVRKGEGLHMERRKEYKYEHLAYIFKNKIMEPFLVTVELSDVDARTHQNTHDGQEFNYVLEGSMKLLIKDSEIILNKGDAAYYDAKTPHSMEAIGGRCRFLSVIAK
- a CDS encoding citrate/2-methylcitrate synthase; translation: MPYNKMSEIKPEIIELANTCMNNYNITPDLYTKYEVKRGLRDVNGKGVLAGLTEIAEVSSYIIQDNEIIPCEGKLYYRGIDIEHLVSGFVSENRFGFEETAYLLLFGTLPSKQELENFIKLLAEYRQLPTSFVRDIIMKAPSPDMMNTLSRSVLTLYSYDTKADDISIPNVLRQSLQLIALFPLLSVYGYQAYSHYMNGQSFFIHAPSPDLSTAENILYTLRQDSKYTELEAKILDLILVLHAEHGGGNNSTFTTHVVSSSGTDTYSSISASLGSLKGPKHGGANIKVVKMFEDLMENVKDWSDEKAVRQYLADLLDKKAFDKAGLIYGVGHAVYSISDPRSKILKKFVESLSKEKNLEKEFELYELVERLAPEVIAEKRQIYKGVSANVDFYSGFAYSLLDLPVELFTPLFAISRIVGWSAHRIEEIMNASKIIRPAYKNVKKHSKYEPINER